The Cyanobacteria bacterium QS_8_64_29 genome contains a region encoding:
- a CDS encoding NAD-dependent dehydratase translates to MRVLVTGGAGFIGSHLVDRLLADGHEVLCLDNFYTGRKRNVLQWWDEPHFELLRHDITEPIRLEVDRIYHLACPASPIHYQFNPVKTIKTNVMGTLYMLGLAKRINARFLLASTSEVYGDPEVHPQPESYRGNVNCTGVRACYDEGKRVAETLAFDYHRDNGVDIRVARIFNTYGPRMLLDDGRVVTNLAAQALRGQPLTLYGEGSQTRSFCYVSDMVEGLVRLMDSDCIGPVNLGNPHEYTIAELAQTIRRLSGSAADITYKPLPEDDPRQRQPDISLARQRLGWEPTVSLEAGLPPLIEDLRQRLASECSQAVPS, encoded by the coding sequence ATGCGGGTTCTGGTTACTGGGGGAGCGGGCTTTATCGGCTCCCACCTGGTCGATCGGCTGCTGGCCGACGGGCACGAGGTATTGTGCCTGGACAACTTCTATACCGGGCGCAAGCGCAACGTGCTGCAGTGGTGGGATGAGCCCCACTTCGAGCTGCTGCGCCACGACATTACCGAGCCCATCCGGCTGGAGGTGGATCGCATCTACCACCTGGCCTGCCCGGCCTCGCCCATCCACTACCAGTTCAACCCCGTCAAGACGATCAAGACCAACGTCATGGGGACGCTTTACATGCTGGGGCTGGCCAAGCGCATCAACGCCCGCTTTTTGCTGGCCTCGACCTCGGAAGTCTACGGCGATCCCGAGGTGCACCCCCAGCCCGAGAGCTACCGCGGCAACGTTAACTGCACCGGCGTTCGCGCTTGCTACGACGAAGGCAAGCGCGTCGCCGAGACCCTGGCGTTCGACTACCACCGCGACAATGGCGTCGACATCCGCGTGGCGCGCATCTTCAACACCTACGGCCCGCGCATGCTGCTCGATGACGGTCGCGTGGTCACCAACTTGGCCGCCCAAGCCCTGCGCGGTCAGCCGCTAACCCTCTACGGGGAAGGCTCCCAGACCCGCAGCTTCTGCTACGTCTCGGATATGGTTGAAGGGCTGGTGCGGCTGATGGACAGCGACTGCATCGGCCCCGTCAACCTGGGCAACCCGCACGAGTACACCATCGCCGAGCTGGCCCAAACCATCCGCCGCCTGAGCGGCTCGGCTGCCGACATTACCTACAAGCCGCTGCCGGAAGACGACCCCCGGCAGCGCCAACCCGACATTTCGCTGGCCCGGCAGCGTCTGGGCTGGGAGCCCACCGTCTCGCTGGAAGCCGGCCTGCCGCCGCTGATCGAAGATTTGCGCCAACGCCTAGCGAGCGAGTGCAGCCAGGCCGTACCATCCTAG
- the rnc gene encoding ribonuclease III, translated as MVATDARRRKELARLVQHLGLAEQDAIDWQLLDLALTHPSACSEANYQQLEFVGDAVVRLATSELLWERYPDCPVGEFAALRSVMVSDRVLADIAQRLGWERYLYLGGSELGSGMGKRSPLADSFEAVLGALYLSTRDMRLVRPWLDPIMQAEAARIRADPARQNYKDALQAWTQAHYQTRPTYCVRSGDRQASERFVAEVWLDGRYLGRGSGHSKKAAEQAAAQAAYQQLAQE; from the coding sequence ATGGTCGCAACCGATGCCCGGCGCCGCAAGGAACTGGCCCGACTGGTGCAGCACTTGGGCCTGGCCGAGCAAGATGCCATCGATTGGCAGCTGCTGGATTTGGCCCTGACCCATCCCAGTGCCTGCAGTGAGGCCAACTACCAGCAGCTCGAGTTCGTGGGGGATGCCGTAGTACGCCTGGCCACCTCGGAGCTGCTGTGGGAGCGCTACCCGGACTGCCCGGTGGGCGAGTTTGCCGCCCTGCGCTCGGTCATGGTCAGCGATCGCGTCCTGGCCGACATTGCCCAGCGCCTGGGGTGGGAGCGCTACCTCTACCTGGGCGGTAGCGAACTCGGCAGCGGGATGGGCAAGCGATCGCCGCTGGCCGATTCGTTTGAAGCCGTGCTGGGAGCGCTCTATCTCAGCACGCGCGACATGCGGCTGGTGCGGCCTTGGCTCGATCCCATCATGCAGGCGGAGGCCGCCCGCATCCGCGCCGACCCTGCCCGGCAAAACTACAAGGATGCGCTGCAAGCCTGGACGCAAGCCCACTACCAGACCCGCCCCACCTACTGCGTGCGCTCGGGCGACCGGCAAGCCAGCGAGCGCTTTGTTGCTGAGGTATGGCTGGATGGGCGCTACCTGGGGCGCGGCAGCGGGCACTCCAAAAAGGCAGCCGAGCAAGCCGCCGCGCAAGCAGCTTACCAGCAGCTAGCCCAAGAGTGA
- a CDS encoding UDP-glucose 6-dehydrogenase, with amino-acid sequence MRVCVIGTGYVGLVTGVCLAWTGHEVICVDNNEEKVSLMQSGQTPIYEPGLSEMMGETMAAGRLAFTTDLGVGVDRSEILFVAVGTPAAPSGETDTRYVEAVARGIGQHLDDRYRIIVNKSTVPIGSGDWVRMIVLDGVAERQKTAVTAGGEPVEAPEESVVNFDVVSNPEFLREGSAVADTLNPDRIVLGSDSSKALAIMQELYAPILQRQVGEGSERGEVPLLVTDLNSAEMIKYAANAFLATKISFINEIANICDRVGADVTQVAQGMGLDSRISHKFLQAGIGWGGSCFPKDVAALISTADDYNYDAQLLKSAVGTNQYQRLIVVEKLQHELKILKGKTIGLLGLTFKPNTDDLRDAPALRVIEELDRLGAKVKAYDPIASQTGMPHGLSKIIVETDPERLADRCDALVLITDWPQFRNLDYTRMAACMTHCTIIDGRNFLEREQLEAAGFRYVGVGR; translated from the coding sequence ATGCGCGTTTGTGTCATTGGAACCGGCTATGTGGGATTGGTAACCGGCGTGTGCCTGGCTTGGACGGGGCACGAGGTCATCTGCGTCGACAACAACGAAGAAAAAGTCAGCCTGATGCAATCCGGGCAGACCCCCATCTACGAACCGGGCCTGTCCGAGATGATGGGCGAGACCATGGCAGCCGGCCGCTTGGCCTTTACCACGGATTTGGGGGTTGGGGTCGATCGCAGCGAGATCCTGTTTGTAGCAGTGGGCACGCCTGCTGCCCCCAGCGGCGAGACCGATACGCGCTACGTGGAAGCCGTCGCCCGCGGCATCGGCCAGCACCTCGACGATCGCTACCGCATCATCGTCAACAAATCCACTGTGCCCATCGGCTCCGGCGATTGGGTGCGCATGATCGTGCTGGATGGCGTAGCGGAGCGGCAAAAAACGGCGGTTACCGCAGGCGGCGAGCCGGTCGAGGCCCCTGAGGAGAGCGTGGTCAACTTTGATGTGGTCAGCAACCCCGAGTTCCTGCGCGAGGGCTCGGCGGTGGCGGATACGCTCAACCCGGACCGGATCGTGCTGGGCAGCGATAGCTCCAAAGCCCTGGCAATCATGCAGGAGCTCTACGCGCCCATCTTGCAGCGCCAGGTGGGCGAGGGCAGCGAGCGCGGCGAAGTGCCGCTGCTGGTGACCGACCTCAACTCGGCCGAGATGATCAAGTACGCGGCTAACGCGTTCCTGGCCACCAAGATCAGCTTTATCAACGAAATTGCCAACATCTGTGATCGCGTCGGCGCCGATGTTACCCAGGTCGCCCAGGGCATGGGGTTGGATTCGCGCATCAGCCACAAGTTTTTGCAAGCGGGCATCGGTTGGGGCGGCTCGTGCTTCCCCAAGGATGTCGCCGCGCTCATCAGCACCGCCGACGACTACAACTACGACGCCCAGCTACTCAAATCGGCCGTTGGCACCAATCAGTACCAGCGCCTGATCGTGGTCGAGAAGTTGCAGCACGAGCTCAAAATCCTCAAAGGCAAAACCATCGGACTGCTGGGGTTGACCTTTAAGCCCAACACCGATGACCTGCGCGACGCGCCGGCCCTGCGCGTTATTGAGGAGCTGGATCGCCTCGGGGCCAAAGTCAAAGCCTACGACCCCATCGCCTCGCAGACTGGCATGCCCCACGGCCTGTCCAAGATCATCGTCGAGACCGATCCCGAGCGCCTGGCTGATCGCTGCGATGCCCTGGTGCTGATTACGGATTGGCCGCAATTCCGCAACCTGGACTACACCCGCATGGCGGCTTGCATGACCCACTGCACGATAATTGACGGGCGCAATTTCCTCGAGCGGGAGCAGCTGGAGGCAGCTGGATTCCGCTACGTGGGCGTGGGGCGCTAG
- a CDS encoding elongation factor 4 encodes MTANVPISQIRNFSIIAHIDHGKSTIADQLLRLTETVSEREMKQQFLDSMELERERGITIKMQAARMNYRAQDGHSYVLNLIDTPGHVDFSYEVSRSLVACEGALLVVDASQGVEAQTLANIYLAIEHDLEIVPVINKTDLPGADPDGVVAEIEEAVGLDCSAAIFASAKYGTGMNEILEAIVQLIPPPQATAERPLRALIFDSYYDLYRGVIVYFRVVDGRVRDGDRIRLMASGKEHAISELGILSPTPIAIEELHAGEVGYLAASIKSIEDARVGDTITLAHKPAESPLPGYQEAKPMVFCGLFPTNTDDYEDLRDALDKLKLNDSALTFEPETSKAMGFGFRCGFLGLLHLEIVQERLEREYDLALVTTAPSTIYRVTQPDGTTIEIDNPSQLPPPEHRKQIEEPYIRVEILTPEDYVGPLMELCQSRRGEFKDMSYLAAGRTTLTYDLPLAEVVTDFFDRVKSHSRGYASMEYQFIGYRENPLVRLDVWVNGELMDSLSTIAHRDQAYGIGRSLAEKLKELIPRQQFKIPIQAALGSRTIASEHIPPLRKDVLSKCYGGDVSRKKKLLQKQAKGKKRMKAIGTVDVPQEAFMSVLQLDRENNEK; translated from the coding sequence ATCTCGCAGATCCGCAACTTTTCCATCATTGCCCACATCGACCACGGCAAATCCACCATTGCGGACCAGCTGCTGCGGCTGACCGAAACGGTGAGCGAGCGCGAGATGAAGCAGCAGTTCCTAGACAGCATGGAGCTGGAGCGGGAGCGCGGCATCACCATCAAAATGCAGGCGGCCCGGATGAACTACCGGGCTCAGGACGGCCACTCCTACGTGCTCAACCTAATTGACACCCCCGGCCACGTGGATTTTTCCTACGAGGTCTCGCGATCGCTGGTGGCCTGCGAGGGCGCCTTGCTGGTGGTCGATGCCTCCCAGGGCGTGGAAGCCCAGACCCTGGCCAACATTTATCTGGCCATCGAGCACGACCTGGAAATCGTGCCGGTGATCAACAAAACCGATCTGCCCGGGGCCGACCCCGATGGTGTGGTAGCCGAGATTGAGGAGGCCGTGGGGCTCGACTGCAGCGCTGCCATCTTTGCCTCAGCCAAGTACGGTACCGGCATGAACGAGATTTTAGAGGCCATCGTCCAGCTCATTCCGCCGCCGCAAGCAACGGCCGAGCGGCCGCTGCGCGCGCTCATCTTCGACAGCTACTACGACCTCTACCGCGGCGTTATCGTTTACTTCCGCGTCGTCGACGGCCGGGTGCGCGATGGTGATCGCATCCGCCTAATGGCCTCGGGCAAAGAGCACGCCATCAGCGAGCTGGGCATCCTCTCGCCCACCCCCATTGCTATTGAGGAGCTCCATGCCGGCGAGGTGGGCTATTTGGCTGCTTCCATCAAATCCATTGAGGACGCCCGCGTGGGCGATACCATCACCCTGGCCCACAAGCCTGCCGAATCGCCGCTGCCGGGCTATCAAGAAGCCAAGCCCATGGTGTTTTGCGGCCTGTTTCCCACCAACACTGACGACTACGAAGACCTGCGCGATGCCCTCGATAAGCTCAAGCTTAACGACTCGGCCCTAACGTTCGAGCCCGAGACCTCTAAAGCCATGGGCTTTGGCTTCCGCTGCGGGTTTTTGGGCCTGCTGCACCTGGAGATCGTGCAGGAGCGGCTCGAGCGCGAGTACGACTTGGCGCTGGTGACGACTGCCCCCTCGACGATCTACCGCGTCACCCAGCCCGACGGGACGACCATCGAGATCGACAATCCCAGCCAGCTGCCGCCGCCGGAGCACCGCAAGCAAATCGAGGAGCCCTACATCCGCGTCGAGATTCTGACACCGGAAGACTACGTCGGCCCGCTCATGGAGCTCTGCCAGAGCCGGCGGGGCGAGTTCAAAGACATGAGCTATCTAGCGGCTGGGCGAACGACGCTAACCTACGATCTGCCCCTAGCCGAGGTGGTGACGGATTTTTTCGATCGCGTCAAATCCCACTCGCGCGGCTACGCCAGCATGGAGTACCAGTTTATCGGCTACCGCGAGAACCCACTGGTGCGCCTCGATGTCTGGGTCAACGGCGAGCTAATGGACTCGCTCTCCACCATCGCCCACCGCGATCAGGCTTACGGCATCGGCCGCTCGCTGGCCGAAAAGCTCAAAGAGCTCATCCCGCGCCAGCAGTTCAAAATCCCCATCCAGGCAGCGCTGGGATCGCGCACCATCGCCAGCGAGCACATCCCGCCGCTGCGCAAAGACGTCCTGTCCAAGTGCTACGGCGGCGATGTCTCGCGCAAGAAAAAGCTGCTGCAAAAGCAGGCCAAAGGCAAAAAGCGCATGAAAGCCATCGGCACGGTGGATGTGCCCCAGGAAGCCTTCATGTCCGTCCTGCAGCTGGATCGAGAAAACAACGAAAAATAA
- a CDS encoding riboflavin deaminase, with translation MARPQTTAVLAMTADGKIASGDRGPPEFGSEADRAHLEDRIAEADAVLFGAATLRAHGTTVLVPQAKLHQGRQPPQIVGTRSARLDPQLPFFRQPVPRWLLSTRAGAAAWQQRPECFERTFTAERADGAIDWPSALAELAQAGVARLAAIGGGELVASLLAVGAIDDIWLTVCPVVLGGRSAPTPVEGEGFPLAQAPRLSLLSARPVGEEIFLHYRVREA, from the coding sequence ATGGCACGACCGCAGACCACGGCCGTACTGGCCATGACCGCCGATGGCAAAATCGCCAGCGGCGATCGCGGGCCGCCTGAGTTCGGCTCAGAGGCCGACCGCGCGCACCTAGAAGACCGCATTGCCGAGGCGGATGCCGTCCTGTTTGGCGCGGCCACGCTGCGCGCCCACGGCACCACCGTGCTGGTGCCGCAGGCCAAGCTGCACCAAGGGCGCCAGCCGCCCCAGATCGTTGGCACGCGCTCGGCACGCTTGGATCCGCAGCTGCCCTTTTTCCGCCAACCGGTCCCGCGCTGGCTGCTGAGCACCCGCGCGGGGGCTGCCGCGTGGCAGCAGCGGCCGGAGTGCTTCGAGCGCACCTTCACCGCCGAGCGGGCCGATGGGGCCATTGACTGGCCGAGCGCCCTTGCCGAGCTGGCCCAAGCAGGGGTGGCGCGGCTGGCCGCGATCGGTGGTGGCGAGCTCGTGGCGTCGCTGCTGGCCGTCGGGGCCATCGACGATATCTGGCTGACTGTCTGCCCGGTGGTGCTGGGCGGGCGATCGGCCCCAACCCCAGTTGAGGGCGAGGGGTTCCCGCTAGCGCAAGCCCCGCGGCTGAGCCTGCTGAGCGCTCGGCCTGTCGGTGAAGAGATCTTCCTGCATTACCGCGTGCGGGAAGCGTAG